The segment CAATCGCCTTCTGAATAATCTCACCAGCCCGGCCCGGATTAAAACCCATTGCCTCCACAAAAGTATGATAGTAAATCCCGCTCTTAAGTTTTACCCCTTTAGAATAAATCTGGTTGGAAATATCGCCCGTGGCGACAATACCATTCACATACATCTGCCGATCAGCAAGCTCCATTGCCTCCTCAATCTCCACCTCCGAAGCCTGTCTCTGCTGCATAACCTGCTGCACAAACCCCGGTAATCCCGTATGCTCAGGTATTTTGCCGGCAAGGTGCGATAACTCCAAATGACAATGCGTGTTCACCAATCCCGGTACTAACACCCCATCATAAAACTTTATCCCTTTAATATTTAGTGCTTCACCCTGCTGTGCAGTCCATACATCCGTAATAGTACCATCATCACTGACAGCCACTATTCCATTCTGTAAAGGCTCAGCGCTGACCGGATAAACCCATGATGCCGACAAATAAGAACTCATAATTACAAATTACGGTTATTCTGCCCAAACGCTAAAAAAAACCAAATAATTTATCACCTCAAAAAGCCAAACCAACCAAATAAACAACTAGTAAACAACCTATTAACCCTAGTTACTCTCCTATATTGAAAAGATCTTAAAACGACATTGAAATGAGGTTGGAATGACCCAGGTCATTGCGAGGTCATTCCAACGTCATTGCAACCTCATTCCAATATCATTCCAAGGCACTATTTAACCTAGTTTGAACACCTGTTTTATACGCCAAGGCCACGTAAAAAAATTACCCCCTTTTTTGCACCCACTTCTCCACCAAACAAGTCTGCTCCCAACAACAATACTTCCTTCAATTATCATCTTCCAAGCATTTCTCCACCAAACAAATCTGCACCCGACAACTATCATTTCTTCAATTGTTTTCTTCCCAAGGTTTCTCCATCAAGCAATCAGCACCCAACAACAATATTTCATTCAATTATCTTCTACCCAGCGTTTCCCCTCTTTTTTCCCAAACCGACTGTAACTAGTCTGTTCTAATTTTCAAAGCAACCAATTTATCCAACCTTGCTAACCAAATTATATGTCTGGAAAAACCCGTGAAATTTCAAAAAAACCAGTTGTTAATTTCGCAGCCTGTTTCATTCGCAGAATGAAATCCAGCAAGAAATAACAACTGTTTTTTTGAAATCCCATTATTTTCATAGCATATATGGGTATAAATTGATTACTTTGTAAAAAGAAATACTATTATGTCCGATTCTACCACCCGATTAAATAAATACATTAGTGAAAGCGGCATGTGTTCGCGCAGAGCAGCAGACAGATACATAGAACAGGGAAATGTCTTTATTAATGGCAGAAAAGCCAAAGTTGGTGATCAAGTTTACTTCGGTGACCTGATTACGGTAAACGGACAAACCATTGAGCCTAAAGAAGTAGACAACTCTATTCTCCTTGCATTTAACAAACCCGTTGGCGTAACCAGTACAACAGAAGCAGGCGTAAAAAGCAACATCGTTGATTACGTGAACCATAGCGAAAGAGTCTTTCCAATAGGAAGGCTAGACAAAGATTCACAAGGATTGATCTTCATGACCAATAACGGAGACTTAGTTAACAAAATACTTCGTGCCGGTAACAACCATGAAAAAGAATACCTGGTAACCGTTAATAAACCATTAACAGACCAGTTTATTACCAACATGGCAAAAGGCGTACCCGTACTGGGGGTAATGACCAAAAAATGCAAAGTCACCAAAGAAAGTCCCTTCATCTTTAAAATCACGCTGATTCAAGGTCTGAACAGACAAATCAGACGCATGTGTGAACACTTCGGATTTGAAGTTACCAAACTCGAACGTATTCGTATTATGAATATCAACCTGAAAGGCCTTCCAGTAGGAGAATGGAGAGAATTCACTCCGGAAGAACTGACAGAAATCCATAACATGATTGCAAAATCAAGCTCTGTCGAACATGCCGCTGCAAAAAGAGTAGTTAAAAAAGCAAAAACAGCTACTGCACCAGAAGAAATTAATGTAACTCCTGCAAAAGCATTCAGAGCAAGACCAGCAGGCCCGTCAAAAGGAAAACCAAGACCAACCACACCAAGAGGTGAGCGCGGAGAAAGAAGCGAAAGAGACGAAAAACCACCAAGAGGTTCAAGGGCAAAACCAGCATCAGGATCATCCGCATTCAAAGCACCGGCTGCCACCAATGACTGGAATAAAAGCAATGGCCCAAGCAGGAGATCAGTAAAACCAACAAAAGGAAGATCAGGATCAGCACCAGCAAAGACAAGAAGTCCAAAACGCTAAACATCAATAACTTAGCACATCATAAAATACCTCCAATTTGTATGACCCAGTTCCTATTTTAATCGAATAAGGTCATACAAATTTCATAACTTACTAAAAATAAGTAAGTTCCAACGAAAAATTGGGTGGCTTATTATTTTTAGGTAACTTTGCATCAAATGCTAGTAACAACTAAAACTGATATCCGTTCCCTGAGTCTTATCCAGCTTCAGCAGCACTTTACTGAGATGAAAGAACCCGCTTACCGTGCCAAACAGGTTTACCAATGGCTATGGGAAAAATCTGCGCGTTCTTTTGAAGAAATGAGTAACCTGTCTAAAGACCTGAGAAAGAAACTAGACGAGAACTATACCATCAATGCAGTTGAGGTCAACAATACACAATTTAGTAACGACCAAACCATTAAAAATACCTTCCGCTTATTCGATGGAAACATCGTTGAAGGCGTACTGATTCCAATGGAAGAACGTATGACCGCCTGCGTAAGTTCCCAGGTAGGTTGTAGCCTATCCTGTAAATTCTGCGCAACAGGTTACATGGATAGAAAACGTAACCTGAATGCCGATGAAATTTATGATCAGGTAGTGCTGATAGACCAGCAGGCAAAAAAGAACTACAATGCGCCATTGACCAATATCGTGTATATGGGAATGGGAGAACCCCTGTTAAATTATGCCAATGTTATGAAATCAATAGAGCGTATTACAGCTCCTGATGGATTGAACATGTCTTATAAAAGAATTACTGTCTCTACAGCAGGTATCGCCAAAATGATCAGGAAACTGGCAGATGACGGCGCCAAATTTAACCTCGCACTTTCCCTGCATGCCGCAGATGACAAGAAGAGAAATGAAATCATGCCAATCAATGAGCAGAATACTTTAAAAGTACTCGCCGAGGCATTAAAATACTACTTCGCTAAAACAAAGAACCCTGTTACCTACGAATACATCGTTTTCAACAACTTTAACGATGAACTTCAGGATGCTATAGACTTAGCTAAATTCTGTAAACACGTACCCTGTAAAGTGAACCTGATTGAATACAACCCAATTCAGTTTGCAGACTTCATCAACGCAGAAGGAGATAAAATTGATGCCTTCTCTAATTATCTGAAAAGTCAGGGCGTGAATACAAATATCAGACGCAGCCGTGGAAAAGACATTGATGCAGCCTGTGGACAACTCGCTGTAAAAAATCAACCAGAAGAACCAGCTATATCAGTTAACTAATTCCGGCAAATCAGGGGTACATTGTAAAATGTCCCTGATTCAACAAACCTTTGCTGACCTTTTTCACCTCCTCTTTCCCAGGAACTGTAACGCCTGTGGTACCCCATTATTTTACGGAGAAAGAACGATCTGCACTAAATGTCTGCATGACCTCCCCTTCACAGACTTTCATTTGTACCCTGAAAATCCCGCAGCCAGAATATTCTGGGGCCGCATTCCAATTCACCAGGTCATTGCCCTTTTACACTTTAAAAAAGGTACCAGAGTCCAGCAACTCATTCATCAGCTCAAATACAAAGGACAAACAGATATCGGCTTCCTGTTAGGTAAAATGATCGGTGAACGCATGCTGTTATCAGACCAGAGACCCGATTTAATCGTCCCCATACCACTTCACCAGAAAAAACAACACAGCAGAGGCTACAATCAAAGTCAATTTATTGCAGCAGGAATAGCACATATATTAAAAAGCCCCATCCACACTAAACTCCTTACCCGTAAAATCAACACAGCCACACAAACAAAAAAGAGCAGGTATAACCGTTTCGAAAACATAAAAGATGCATTTGAAATCAATCGGCTTCCAGATTTAAAAAATCTGCATATTCTGCTCGTTGATGACATCCTGACTACCGGAGCCACATTTGAAGCCTGCGGCAAACTTCTGCTGGATAACGGGTTAAATAAACTATCCATAGCCACCCTCGCCTATGCAGAATAAAAAAAATACATGCCCAGTATAACATTTATATTTTATCCTCGTTTATATATTTGAGAGCGTTAATTTAGATGGTAAGGGTCGATATTTTCTTCATAGAAATATCGGCCCTTTATCTTTTCAAATTATTTTTATAAAAAAAACAATTTAGTAAAAACAATAACCGCACTTAACCGTTTATATATACGAGAGCGTTAATTTAGGAGTCGGAATTTCAGAAATGGAGTTCCGGCTCTTTTTTTGAGCCGGGAAATAAAAAGAAGCCCTCTATTCCTTTTCGCGTGAAAGGAAACCGAAAAGCAGGTTTTTAATCTCTTCAGGATTAAACGGTTTTAGCACATGGCCATTCATACCGCATTCATTAAATTTGTAATGGTCATTCTTAAGCGTAGAAGCAGTCAGCGCGATGATAGGCACTTTCTTGTAATAGTCCCCGCTGATATCCCTGATAATCCCTGTAGTTTCGAAACCATCTATCCCGGGCATTTTAATATCCATAAAGATCAGGTCAAAACTCTCCGTCATCACCTTTTCTATCGCCTCATACCCATTCACAGCAGCTTCAATCTCTAATCCCCATTTGCTCAAGATCCGTTTAGCAATCAGGATATTAATTTCATTATCGTCTACGACCAATACCCTTTTGCCTATAAAAACACTCATTTCGGTACTATTACCAGGCGAAACAGATATTTCTGCCGTTTTACTAAATGCAATTTCAAAAGAAAAGGTCGTTCCCTCCCCTTCAGTACTATCCACAATAATATCAGAATTGAACATCTGCAACAACTTTTTCGTAATTGCCAGTCCCAATCCTGTACCTCCGTATTTTCTGGAAATATCCGTTTTGGCCTGCGTAAAAGTTTCGAAAATATAGCTTTGCTTGTCCTTAGGTATGCCTATCCCATTATCTGTAATCTCAAACCTGATAATCGACTCTTTTTCGTTCTGTCCGGCGAGGGTCAGAATCAACTGCACCTGTCCATTCTCCGTAAACTTAATCGCATTCCCTAAAAAGTTCATCAGAATCTGGTACAGCCTGTTCTTATCCCCCGAAATCAAGGATGGAATTAAAGGATCAAAAACAAGATTTAACTGATTCCCCTTCTTTCTTACATTAACTTGCAGCGAATTGATAATATCATTTGCCAGCGTTTTAAGATTGAATGGAAAAACTTCCAGTTCCATCTTACCCGTTTCCATTTTAGTGAAATCCAGGATATCATTAATAATATGCAGTAAGTTTTCACCTGAGAACTTCAGAATATTTAAATCATCAATCTGCGAGATTTTAGGGTCATTGTCTAATAACAAATGCGTCATGCCGATCACAGCATTCAAAGGCGTGCGGATTTCATGGCTCATCACCGAAAGAAACATTTCTTTCGCTTCACTAAGCTTTAAAGCCTGTTCTTTTGCTTCGATCATTTCTTTCTCAATCTGCTTACGCTGTGTAATGTCAGAGATCAGATCAATCTGCCGTTCTACTTTTCCTTTACTATTAATAATAGGTGTGTTGGAGACAGACAGCCAGACCGTAGATCCGTTTTTCTTCTCTGCCAGCACTTCTATCGTATAAGACTGGTTGTTCTTGCTTTTATCGCGGGAGCTGGATATGAGTTCCTGATCATAGAAATTAGGTGAAAGAATATTCCCTAAATGATGTCCATAGAGTTCTTCTTTCTTATATCCGGTCAACTTTTCAAGAGATTGATTGACCCAGGTGGTAATGCCTTCATTATCCTGGATATTCACCCCTGTATTTGTTTTACTGGCCACCATAGACAGCACTTGTAACTCTTCTTCTGCTCTTTTCTTATCCGTAATATCAATGATAATCTCTACTTCGATTTCTACATTCCCTCTGTCATCCAACACCACTGTATTGTAAACAGAAAGCCAGATTTCTTTCTTATCTTTTCGATAAGCCAGCATATCAATTGTAAAAGACTGCCTTTGTTTAGTTAGTTTTCTAACCTCATCAATCAGCTCCAGATCTGTATTCGGGCCAACGATCAGATCTCCGAGCCGTTTTCCTTTAACATCTTCCAGGCTAAACCCTGTGATCTTCTCAAAGGCAGCATTTACCCAGGTTACATGGTTATCTGCATCATTAATGACGACCGCATTATTTACTTTACTGGCCACAAATGACAGCTTCATCAGGTCACTCTCTACCTTTTTATTATCCGTAATATCTCGTCCATAAGTATACCACCGCCTGTTTTTGGAAACCAGCGACCAGCTGATCCAGCGGATAATACGGTCCCGGCCAACAACCCTGAAGTCAATATGAAGTTCTTTATAATGATTCCCCAGTCCTTCTGCGATGCTTTTCATCACCCGGGGAATATCTTCCGGATAACAGACATCTAAAAGGCCGAGTTCCATAGCTTCGGGCACCGTATAACCCAATAAACGGGTCACTGCTTCATTAACGAATAAAACCTTGCCTCTAAAATCAAGAATGCAATGGATTTCGGGAGAAACTCCTGTAATATCCAAAAGTTCCTGGCAGCGGGTTACACTGGAACGAATCTGTTCATCTTTTTTCCTTAGCACAAGATGCACAACGACTTCCTGCGCAATTCCTTTCAGAATATCTTTCTGACTGTCCGTCAACTGACGGGGTATCAAATCAAATATACAAAGTGTACCCAATACAAAACCCTGATCATCAATTAATGGGGCGCCGGCATAATATCTGATATAGGGCTCGGAAGTAACTACCGGATAATCGGTAAACCGACTGTCTTTCAGAGTATCGCAGATTTCGAATACTGTATTTCCCTGGATGGTATATTCACAAAAAGAGTATTTGCGCGGAAATTCCTTTAGCTCAACGCCAACGGAAGATTTAACCCATTGCCTTTCTTTATCTAAAAGAGAAATCAGGGCAATGGGTATATTAAAGATTTGCGTCGCGAGCTTCGCAAGGTTATCAAAGCTTTCTTCAACAGGGGTATCAAGGATATGATATGCATATAACGCACATAATCTTTCTTTTTCACTAGGTGACCATACTCCTGTATTTATTGGCATAATTGATTAACCCGTATTTTTTACTTGTATAATGGAAAACCAGCAACTAAAGCAGTCACTTGTTTTCTCACTTCACTCAAATGGGCATCATCCTCTGGATTAGCTAAAACCTGATCTATTAAATCAACAATTTTCTCCATGTCCTGTTCTTTGAATCCTCTGCTTGTAATTGCAGCAGTTCCGACACGGATACCTGAAGTCACAAAAGGAGATTTATCGTCAAACGGCACCATATTCTTGTTCACGGTAATATCTGCTTTTTCAAGCGCATTTTCTGCAACTTTTCCAGTTATATTTTTATTGCGTAAGTCAATCAGCATTAAGTGATTGTCTGTACCGCCTGAAATAATACCATAACCTCTGCTCAT is part of the Pedobacter cryoconitis genome and harbors:
- the rluF gene encoding 23S rRNA pseudouridine(2604) synthase RluF is translated as MSDSTTRLNKYISESGMCSRRAADRYIEQGNVFINGRKAKVGDQVYFGDLITVNGQTIEPKEVDNSILLAFNKPVGVTSTTEAGVKSNIVDYVNHSERVFPIGRLDKDSQGLIFMTNNGDLVNKILRAGNNHEKEYLVTVNKPLTDQFITNMAKGVPVLGVMTKKCKVTKESPFIFKITLIQGLNRQIRRMCEHFGFEVTKLERIRIMNINLKGLPVGEWREFTPEELTEIHNMIAKSSSVEHAAAKRVVKKAKTATAPEEINVTPAKAFRARPAGPSKGKPRPTTPRGERGERSERDEKPPRGSRAKPASGSSAFKAPAATNDWNKSNGPSRRSVKPTKGRSGSAPAKTRSPKR
- the rlmN gene encoding 23S rRNA (adenine(2503)-C(2))-methyltransferase RlmN, which produces MLVTTKTDIRSLSLIQLQQHFTEMKEPAYRAKQVYQWLWEKSARSFEEMSNLSKDLRKKLDENYTINAVEVNNTQFSNDQTIKNTFRLFDGNIVEGVLIPMEERMTACVSSQVGCSLSCKFCATGYMDRKRNLNADEIYDQVVLIDQQAKKNYNAPLTNIVYMGMGEPLLNYANVMKSIERITAPDGLNMSYKRITVSTAGIAKMIRKLADDGAKFNLALSLHAADDKKRNEIMPINEQNTLKVLAEALKYYFAKTKNPVTYEYIVFNNFNDELQDAIDLAKFCKHVPCKVNLIEYNPIQFADFINAEGDKIDAFSNYLKSQGVNTNIRRSRGKDIDAACGQLAVKNQPEEPAISVN
- a CDS encoding ComF family protein gives rise to the protein MSLIQQTFADLFHLLFPRNCNACGTPLFYGERTICTKCLHDLPFTDFHLYPENPAARIFWGRIPIHQVIALLHFKKGTRVQQLIHQLKYKGQTDIGFLLGKMIGERMLLSDQRPDLIVPIPLHQKKQHSRGYNQSQFIAAGIAHILKSPIHTKLLTRKINTATQTKKSRYNRFENIKDAFEINRLPDLKNLHILLVDDILTTGATFEACGKLLLDNGLNKLSIATLAYAE
- a CDS encoding PAS domain S-box protein; translation: MPINTGVWSPSEKERLCALYAYHILDTPVEESFDNLAKLATQIFNIPIALISLLDKERQWVKSSVGVELKEFPRKYSFCEYTIQGNTVFEICDTLKDSRFTDYPVVTSEPYIRYYAGAPLIDDQGFVLGTLCIFDLIPRQLTDSQKDILKGIAQEVVVHLVLRKKDEQIRSSVTRCQELLDITGVSPEIHCILDFRGKVLFVNEAVTRLLGYTVPEAMELGLLDVCYPEDIPRVMKSIAEGLGNHYKELHIDFRVVGRDRIIRWISWSLVSKNRRWYTYGRDITDNKKVESDLMKLSFVASKVNNAVVINDADNHVTWVNAAFEKITGFSLEDVKGKRLGDLIVGPNTDLELIDEVRKLTKQRQSFTIDMLAYRKDKKEIWLSVYNTVVLDDRGNVEIEVEIIIDITDKKRAEEELQVLSMVASKTNTGVNIQDNEGITTWVNQSLEKLTGYKKEELYGHHLGNILSPNFYDQELISSSRDKSKNNQSYTIEVLAEKKNGSTVWLSVSNTPIINSKGKVERQIDLISDITQRKQIEKEMIEAKEQALKLSEAKEMFLSVMSHEIRTPLNAVIGMTHLLLDNDPKISQIDDLNILKFSGENLLHIINDILDFTKMETGKMELEVFPFNLKTLANDIINSLQVNVRKKGNQLNLVFDPLIPSLISGDKNRLYQILMNFLGNAIKFTENGQVQLILTLAGQNEKESIIRFEITDNGIGIPKDKQSYIFETFTQAKTDISRKYGGTGLGLAITKKLLQMFNSDIIVDSTEGEGTTFSFEIAFSKTAEISVSPGNSTEMSVFIGKRVLVVDDNEINILIAKRILSKWGLEIEAAVNGYEAIEKVMTESFDLIFMDIKMPGIDGFETTGIIRDISGDYYKKVPIIALTASTLKNDHYKFNECGMNGHVLKPFNPEEIKNLLFGFLSREKE